A portion of the Edaphobacter bradus genome contains these proteins:
- a CDS encoding transporter, with product MAWVEASVPIANLSGSITGTDITGSTTGTGDSGYTAAILLKGGPALSPEQFANAQTTTSIGLSLSITAPTGQYDPNKLLNLGSDRWSFKPELAISKPFGPEQRWVFDAYANTYLYTDNTSYRGAEVLRQRALLGLEGHLSYTFNNTIWASLDTRYSFRGDTTVSGASIRTIRSEISS from the coding sequence ATGGCCTGGGTTGAAGCCAGCGTCCCCATCGCCAACCTCAGCGGCTCCATCACTGGCACCGACATCACTGGATCAACCACCGGCACCGGCGACTCCGGCTACACCGCAGCCATACTCCTCAAAGGAGGCCCGGCGCTCAGCCCGGAGCAATTCGCAAACGCCCAGACCACCACTTCCATCGGCCTGAGCCTCTCCATCACCGCACCCACCGGCCAATACGATCCCAACAAGCTTCTCAACCTCGGTTCCGATCGATGGTCGTTCAAGCCCGAACTTGCCATCTCCAAGCCATTCGGGCCCGAGCAGCGTTGGGTATTCGACGCCTACGCCAACACCTATCTCTACACAGACAACACCTCGTATCGTGGCGCAGAAGTCTTGCGACAGCGAGCGCTCCTCGGCCTCGAGGGACACCTCAGTTACACCTTCAACAACACCATATGGGCCTCTCTCGATACCCGGTACTCCTTTCGAGGCGACACCACTGTCAGCGGGGCGTCAATCAGGACAATCCGCAGCGAAATTTCATCTTAG